A genomic window from Thunnus maccoyii chromosome 2, fThuMac1.1, whole genome shotgun sequence includes:
- the LOC121882491 gene encoding sarcalumenin-like isoform X1 produces MSRRPLAAKMKSLVFVCCLLSLLALSAADLLADSSIHDEEHLVRLQLQQPEGDLFSCGCDTTEDHTSQSSSNDTPAPERAMCQPCTPPSALGAPAEEEPASPSEQEEEEEAAATEEDAPTVEITSDVTEEQEEAASQEKEEEGEEISDEEADAEPVEEVQSVEEEEEEEVAEEVASSEEEEKVAEEEEDHTEEGGEEAEEELPHEEEEEEDVPQGDDAEEEKHAVEEAIQEPEGEDKQENTEEAAEKVTAEPDEEPEAEPEMISEPEAEAEPEAEPEVISEPEPEAEPEAEPEVISEPEAEAEPEAEPEVISEPEPEAEPEAEPEVISEPEAEAEPEAEPEVISEPEVAAEPEIEEAAGQEPEPEVISEPEMTPEAEIKPEPIVEVVTPESVEEVAVEDVPMETTVEEAPVVEEKPVDVEEATVEDMTAEEPAQSTAKAGEDEAAGPAQRDRSHIEETLRLATAEPSEEFSAAMKKLLNIYHKAIKPVEQAYKYNELRQHEVTDGEVTSKPMVLFLGPWSVGKSSMVNYLLGLHGTSQELYTGAEPTTSEYTVIMHGEKFRTIEGIVMAADSSRSFSPLEKFGQGFLEKLVGIEMPHKLLERVTFVDTPGVIENRKQQERGYPYSEVCQWFIDRADLIFLVFDPTKLDVGGELEMLFRQMKGRESQIRLILNKADSLTTQDLMRVYGALFWSMAPLINVTEPPRVYVSSFWPQDYSADTSRELFMKEETSLLEDLNQVIENQMENKIAFIRQHGIRVRIHALLVDRYLQTYYDKLGWFSDPYEVFHDIVTDPDKYYIFKSILAKTNVSKFDLPDKEAYQDFFGVNPVSSFKQLSQHCSWSGGCLLDRIEKAISQELPALLSSVSKGADAPAPSKSAPTPPPPLPGTCEGPGCEEKPKNRWRRQ; encoded by the exons ATCTCTTGGCAGACTCCTCCATCCATGATGAGGAGCATCTGGTGCGTCTGCAGCTCCAGCAGCCAGAGGGAGACCTCTTCTCCTGTGGATGTGACACAACAGAAGATCACACCAGCCAGAGCTCCTCCAACGACACCCCAGCCCCAGAGAGGGCCATGTGTCAGCCCTGTACACCCCCATCAGCTTTAGGTGCTCCCGCTGAAGAAGAGCCAGCCTCGCCCTCAgagcaagaagaggaggaggaagcagctGCAACTGAGGAAGATGCTCCCACTGTTGAGATAACAAGTGATGTAACAGAAGAACAGGAGGAGGCAGCTTcccaggagaaggaggaagaaggagaggagattTCTGATGAAGAGGCTGATGCAGAGCCTGTAGAGGAGGTTCAAAgtgtagaggaggaggaggaggaggaagtagcTGAGGAGGTTGCATCttctgaagaggaggagaaggtagcagaggaagaggaggaccacacagaggaaggaggggaagaagcagaggaggaatTGCctcatgaggaggaggaagaagaggatgtACCTCAGGGAGATGATgcagaagaggaaaaacatgctGTTGAAGAAGCAATTCAGGAACCAGAAGGTGAAGACAAACAGGAGAACACAGAGGAAGCAGCCGAGAAAGTGACAGCAGAGCCTGATGAAGAACCCGAGGCTGAGCCAGAGATGATTTCAGAACCAGAGGCAGAAGCAGAACCCGAGGCTGAGCCAGAGGTGATTTCAGAACCAGAGCCAGAAGCAGAACCCGAGGCTGAACCAGAGGTGATTTCAGAACCAGAGGCAGAAGCAGAACCTGAGGCTGAGCCAGAGGTGATTTCAGAACCAGAGCCAGAAGCAGAACCCGAGGCTGAGCCAGAGGTGATTTCAGAACCAGAGGCAGAAGCAGAACCCGAGGCTGAGCCAGAGGTGATTTCAGAACCAGAGGTGGCTGCAGAGCCTGAGATTGAAGAGGCTGCAGGACAAGAACCAGAACCTGAAGTAATTTCAGAGCCGGAGATGACTCCAGAGGCTGAAATAAAACCAGAACCTATTGTGGAGGTGGTCACACCAGAGTCTGTTGAGGAGGTGGCCGTGGAAGACGTACCCATGGAAACCACAGTGGAGGAGGCTCCCGTGGTGGAAGAGAAACCTGTTGACGTTGAGGAAGCAACAGTGGAGGACATGACTGCAGAGGAGCCTGCACAGTCTACGGCCAAAG CAGGTGAGGATGAGGCAGCAGGCCCAGCACAGAGGGACCGCTCCCACATTGAGGAAACACTGCGATTGGCTACTGCTGAACCCTCAGAAGAGTTCTCAG CTGCTATGAAGAAGCTGTTGAACATCTACCACAAGGCCATCAAGCCAGTGGAGCAAGCCTACAAGTACAATGAGCTCAGGCAGCATGAGGTCACAG ATGGGGAGGTCACCTCTAAACCAATGGTTTTGTTCCTTGGACCCTGGAGTGTCGGCAAGTCCTCCATGGTCAACTACCTGCTGGGTCTTCACGGCACTTCGCAAGAACTTTACACAG GTGCTGAACCCACCACCTCTGAGTACACTGTCATAATGCATGGTGAGAAGTTTCGGACCATAGAAGGGATTGTTATGGCAGCTGATAGCTCACGGTCCTTCTCCCCGCTGGAAAAGTTCGGCCAAGGCTTCCTGGAGAAGTTGGTGGGTATCGAGATGCCCCACAAGCTGCTGGAGAGGGTCACCTTCGTGGATACGCCTGGTGTCATCGAGAACCGCAAGCAGCAAGAGAGAG gTTACCCCTACAGCGAGGTGTGCCAGTGGTTCATTGATCGGGCTGATCTGATCTTCCTGGTGTTCGACCCCACCAAACTGGACGTGGGTGGGGAGCTGGAGATGCTCTTCAGGCAGATGAAGGGCCGCGAGTCCCAGATCCGCCTCATCCTCAACAAGGCCGACAGTCTCACCACCCAGGACCTGATGAGGGTCTATGGAGCCCTGTTCTGGAGCATGGCACCCCTGATCAACGTCACAGAGCCCCCTCGGGTGTACGTCAGCTCCTTCTGGCCTCAGGACTACTCTGCAGACACCAGCCGAGAGCTCTTCATGAAGGAGGAGACCTCTCTACTGGAGGACCTCAACCAG gTGATTGAGAACCAGATGGAGAACAAGATCGCTTTCATCCGCCAGCATGGTATCCGTGTGCGCATCCATGCCCTCCTTGTGGACCGCTACCTCCAGACCTACTATGACAAGCTGGGCTGGTTTAGCGACCCCTACGAGGTGTTCCACGACATTGTCACTGACCCGGACAAGTACTACATCTTCAAATCCATTCTGGCCAAGACCAACGTCAGCAAGTTCGACCTGCCTGACAAGGAGGCCTATCAGGACTTCTTCGGAGTGAACCCCGTGTCCAGCTTCAAGCAGCTCTCCCAACACTGCAGCTGGAGTGGCGGCTGCTTGCTGGACAGGATAGAGAAGGCCATCTCGCAGGAGCTGCCAGCTCTACTTAGCAGTGTCAGCAAGGGCGCAGACGCACCTGCCCCCTCGAAGTCCGCCCCGACACCTCCGCCCCCGCTCCCTGGCACCTGTGAGGGTCCTGGGTGTGAGGAGAAACCCAAAAACCGCTGGAGGAGGCAgtga
- the LOC121882491 gene encoding sarcalumenin-like isoform X2 → MSRRPLAAKMKSLVFVCCLLSLLALSAADLLADSSIHDEEHLVRLQLQQPEGDLFSCGCDTTEDHTSQSSSNDTPAPERAMCQPCTPPSALGAPAEEEPASPSEQEEEEEAAATEEDAPTVEITSDVTEEQEEAASQEKEEEGEEISDEEADAEPVEEVQSVEEEEEEEVAEEVASSEEEEKVAEEEEDHTEEGGEEAEEELPHEEEEEEDVPQGDDAEEEKHAVEEAIQEPEGEDKQENTEEAAEKVTAEPDEEPEAEPEMISEPEAEAEPEAEPEVISEPEPEAEPEAEPEVISEPEAEAEPEAEPEVISEPEPEAEPEAEPEVISEPEAEAEPEAEPEVISEPEVAAEPEIEEAAGQEPEPEVISEPEMTPEAEIKPEPIVEVVTPESVEEVAVEDVPMETTVEEAPVVEEKPVDVEEATVEDMTAEEPAQSTAKGEDEAAGPAQRDRSHIEETLRLATAEPSEEFSAAMKKLLNIYHKAIKPVEQAYKYNELRQHEVTDGEVTSKPMVLFLGPWSVGKSSMVNYLLGLHGTSQELYTGAEPTTSEYTVIMHGEKFRTIEGIVMAADSSRSFSPLEKFGQGFLEKLVGIEMPHKLLERVTFVDTPGVIENRKQQERGYPYSEVCQWFIDRADLIFLVFDPTKLDVGGELEMLFRQMKGRESQIRLILNKADSLTTQDLMRVYGALFWSMAPLINVTEPPRVYVSSFWPQDYSADTSRELFMKEETSLLEDLNQVIENQMENKIAFIRQHGIRVRIHALLVDRYLQTYYDKLGWFSDPYEVFHDIVTDPDKYYIFKSILAKTNVSKFDLPDKEAYQDFFGVNPVSSFKQLSQHCSWSGGCLLDRIEKAISQELPALLSSVSKGADAPAPSKSAPTPPPPLPGTCEGPGCEEKPKNRWRRQ, encoded by the exons ATCTCTTGGCAGACTCCTCCATCCATGATGAGGAGCATCTGGTGCGTCTGCAGCTCCAGCAGCCAGAGGGAGACCTCTTCTCCTGTGGATGTGACACAACAGAAGATCACACCAGCCAGAGCTCCTCCAACGACACCCCAGCCCCAGAGAGGGCCATGTGTCAGCCCTGTACACCCCCATCAGCTTTAGGTGCTCCCGCTGAAGAAGAGCCAGCCTCGCCCTCAgagcaagaagaggaggaggaagcagctGCAACTGAGGAAGATGCTCCCACTGTTGAGATAACAAGTGATGTAACAGAAGAACAGGAGGAGGCAGCTTcccaggagaaggaggaagaaggagaggagattTCTGATGAAGAGGCTGATGCAGAGCCTGTAGAGGAGGTTCAAAgtgtagaggaggaggaggaggaggaagtagcTGAGGAGGTTGCATCttctgaagaggaggagaaggtagcagaggaagaggaggaccacacagaggaaggaggggaagaagcagaggaggaatTGCctcatgaggaggaggaagaagaggatgtACCTCAGGGAGATGATgcagaagaggaaaaacatgctGTTGAAGAAGCAATTCAGGAACCAGAAGGTGAAGACAAACAGGAGAACACAGAGGAAGCAGCCGAGAAAGTGACAGCAGAGCCTGATGAAGAACCCGAGGCTGAGCCAGAGATGATTTCAGAACCAGAGGCAGAAGCAGAACCCGAGGCTGAGCCAGAGGTGATTTCAGAACCAGAGCCAGAAGCAGAACCCGAGGCTGAACCAGAGGTGATTTCAGAACCAGAGGCAGAAGCAGAACCTGAGGCTGAGCCAGAGGTGATTTCAGAACCAGAGCCAGAAGCAGAACCCGAGGCTGAGCCAGAGGTGATTTCAGAACCAGAGGCAGAAGCAGAACCCGAGGCTGAGCCAGAGGTGATTTCAGAACCAGAGGTGGCTGCAGAGCCTGAGATTGAAGAGGCTGCAGGACAAGAACCAGAACCTGAAGTAATTTCAGAGCCGGAGATGACTCCAGAGGCTGAAATAAAACCAGAACCTATTGTGGAGGTGGTCACACCAGAGTCTGTTGAGGAGGTGGCCGTGGAAGACGTACCCATGGAAACCACAGTGGAGGAGGCTCCCGTGGTGGAAGAGAAACCTGTTGACGTTGAGGAAGCAACAGTGGAGGACATGACTGCAGAGGAGCCTGCACAGTCTACGGCCAAAG GTGAGGATGAGGCAGCAGGCCCAGCACAGAGGGACCGCTCCCACATTGAGGAAACACTGCGATTGGCTACTGCTGAACCCTCAGAAGAGTTCTCAG CTGCTATGAAGAAGCTGTTGAACATCTACCACAAGGCCATCAAGCCAGTGGAGCAAGCCTACAAGTACAATGAGCTCAGGCAGCATGAGGTCACAG ATGGGGAGGTCACCTCTAAACCAATGGTTTTGTTCCTTGGACCCTGGAGTGTCGGCAAGTCCTCCATGGTCAACTACCTGCTGGGTCTTCACGGCACTTCGCAAGAACTTTACACAG GTGCTGAACCCACCACCTCTGAGTACACTGTCATAATGCATGGTGAGAAGTTTCGGACCATAGAAGGGATTGTTATGGCAGCTGATAGCTCACGGTCCTTCTCCCCGCTGGAAAAGTTCGGCCAAGGCTTCCTGGAGAAGTTGGTGGGTATCGAGATGCCCCACAAGCTGCTGGAGAGGGTCACCTTCGTGGATACGCCTGGTGTCATCGAGAACCGCAAGCAGCAAGAGAGAG gTTACCCCTACAGCGAGGTGTGCCAGTGGTTCATTGATCGGGCTGATCTGATCTTCCTGGTGTTCGACCCCACCAAACTGGACGTGGGTGGGGAGCTGGAGATGCTCTTCAGGCAGATGAAGGGCCGCGAGTCCCAGATCCGCCTCATCCTCAACAAGGCCGACAGTCTCACCACCCAGGACCTGATGAGGGTCTATGGAGCCCTGTTCTGGAGCATGGCACCCCTGATCAACGTCACAGAGCCCCCTCGGGTGTACGTCAGCTCCTTCTGGCCTCAGGACTACTCTGCAGACACCAGCCGAGAGCTCTTCATGAAGGAGGAGACCTCTCTACTGGAGGACCTCAACCAG gTGATTGAGAACCAGATGGAGAACAAGATCGCTTTCATCCGCCAGCATGGTATCCGTGTGCGCATCCATGCCCTCCTTGTGGACCGCTACCTCCAGACCTACTATGACAAGCTGGGCTGGTTTAGCGACCCCTACGAGGTGTTCCACGACATTGTCACTGACCCGGACAAGTACTACATCTTCAAATCCATTCTGGCCAAGACCAACGTCAGCAAGTTCGACCTGCCTGACAAGGAGGCCTATCAGGACTTCTTCGGAGTGAACCCCGTGTCCAGCTTCAAGCAGCTCTCCCAACACTGCAGCTGGAGTGGCGGCTGCTTGCTGGACAGGATAGAGAAGGCCATCTCGCAGGAGCTGCCAGCTCTACTTAGCAGTGTCAGCAAGGGCGCAGACGCACCTGCCCCCTCGAAGTCCGCCCCGACACCTCCGCCCCCGCTCCCTGGCACCTGTGAGGGTCCTGGGTGTGAGGAGAAACCCAAAAACCGCTGGAGGAGGCAgtga